A segment of the Campylobacter concisus genome:
TTCGATCTTTTGTGTGATCTTAGTTTTTACATAGTTCATATCGCCGTTTGCGTAAGTCGTAATCTTGACGATTGGGATATTTACTTGCGGATATAAATTTATATTCATCGTCTTTAGAGAATAAATTCCAAAGACAACAAGGCTTAAAAAAACCATTAATGTAGTTATAGGGCGGTTGATGGCTGTTTTTATCATTTTCTTTTACTAACTAGCACTCTACCTTGACCAAACATGCCAGGCTTTAGCCCGCTGTCATAAGCCTCGGCGTAAAATTTTCTAGTCTCTCGCTTGATCTCTGGATAGATAAGCGCGATTTTTACCTCTTTTTCATCGCTTGCTGCATCAAGTTTAAATTTAAATGTATCGCCAACTTTTACCAAATCTACATATTTTTCGTCGATTGCTATTAAAATTTTTGCCTCATTTGAATTTAAAACAAAAGCTGGACTAAGCGGCGAAACACCCTCTCCAAGCTCAATATTTTTACTAGCGATAACGCCATCAAATGGAGCTTTTAAAACATCTTTTCTAAGGCGATCTTGCGCATTTAAAATAACGATTTGTGCACTTTGAACCCGAAGTACCGCTTCATCAAATTTATACTTTACCTCGTCAAATTCTTGCTTTGAAGTGACGTCCCTTACTTGAGTAAATTTGTTTAAAGTATTTTTTGCAAATTCACTAGCATTTTTTGCCAGCTCAAGATCATTTTTTGCCTTTTTTAGAGCGATCTCAAGGCTTGTTTGATCAAGACTAGCTAAAGCGTCGCCCTTTTTAACGTGGCTTGAGACATCTACAAAAATTTTATCCACCTTGCCGCTGCTCTCAAATGCAAGCTTTGAGCTTTGTTTAGCATAGACTTCAAAATCAGCAAAAATTTCTTCTGCTGCAAATGAAAAGATGCAAAATATCATTAAAATTATCAGCTTTTTCAATCCCTAATCCTCTCTAAAATCGGCTCACCATTTTCAAAAAAGAACTCCGCTTTTTTGATCTCAAGCTCATCCTTTGCACTCTCAAAAAGGCTAATGGCATCAAATTTTTGAGAGAGTGCCTCAAGCAGGTCGCTATATCCCAAAAGTCCAGAGTTATACTTCTCATAGCTAGCTTTTAATGCCAAATCGCTTGCTCTTACATATTCGTTTAGTGAAACGATTTTTGAAGTAAGCACCACGATTTCACTTTGCAAATTTTTAAGCCTTGTCTCGTTTTTACGCTTTTTATACTCCAAATTTAGCCTTGCCTCATCAAGTGCGATCTTTTGAGCCTGACTCATCTTGCTAGTGGCGAAAAAATCAAAAATTTTCCATTTAAAAGCGATACCAAATTTATTGCCATGAGTATCTTCTTTTAGGTATTTATCCACGTATGAGCGGTAAGAACTAAATCTGCCTAGATCGATATCGTAATTATTTTTATAAAATCCATATGTGTCATAAAGCAAAATTTGAGGCAAAAAGCCAGCTCTTGTCTCGCTAAGCTTGGCCTCGCCTAAAAATATATCTTGGCTTAGTCTATCAAGCTCGGCATTCTTTGAAGCTAAATTTGAGCTAATATCAGCCATCTTTGCTCCAGCTACT
Coding sequences within it:
- a CDS encoding efflux RND transporter periplasmic adaptor subunit, coding for MKKLIILMIFCIFSFAAEEIFADFEVYAKQSSKLAFESSGKVDKIFVDVSSHVKKGDALASLDQTSLEIALKKAKNDLELAKNASEFAKNTLNKFTQVRDVTSKQEFDEVKYKFDEAVLRVQSAQIVILNAQDRLRKDVLKAPFDGVIASKNIELGEGVSPLSPAFVLNSNEAKILIAIDEKYVDLVKVGDTFKFKLDAASDEKEVKIALIYPEIKRETRKFYAEAYDSGLKPGMFGQGRVLVSKRK
- a CDS encoding TolC family protein; translation: MKNFLFIFLPVFLLGSNLSVIANKATQNEISKIKELESKRANLSDEATVSAYLPSLSLEGSYGKNASTFPSVVAKESAGVLARIDFLLYDGGAREARLKMSQLLKNKAVIASDEAKNYLAFKAINLYFNAAALENIITAKQAQANFLKGVLDKLEKANKAGLAAKDELENVRAKYYLANSTQLEYKNKMEQILNEINLLTGEKILPVAGAKMADISSNLASKNAELDRLSQDIFLGEAKLSETRAGFLPQILLYDTYGFYKNNYDIDLGRFSSYRSYVDKYLKEDTHGNKFGIAFKWKIFDFFATSKMSQAQKIALDEARLNLEYKKRKNETRLKNLQSEIVVLTSKIVSLNEYVRASDLALKASYEKYNSGLLGYSDLLEALSQKFDAISLFESAKDELEIKKAEFFFENGEPILERIRD